aactcccgtacgggctcgggagagacgaaggttgaaagtcatgcgtcctccgatacacaacccaaccagccgcactgcttcttaacacagcgcacatccaagccgcaccaatgtgccagaggaaacactgtgtacctggcaaccttggttagcgcgcactgcgcccgtcccgccacaggagtcgctggtgcgcgatgagacaaggacatccctaccgaccaagccctccctaacccggacgacggaTCTCCCGgccgcggccggttacgacagagcctgggcgcgaacccagagtctctgatggcacagctggcgctgcagtacagcgcccttaaccactgcgccacccgggaggccatactttccaagttacagtatttcatCCATACTGCTTTTCATTTTGTGATGTCATAAAAAATTGTATGAGTTTTTTTTATAGCTCCCCACATTCTTATGTTAGAATTATTGTTCCAGTTTCCACTTTTGACTTTCAGTGGGAAAAGCCTATTAACAAAGACATTGGTGGATTTtactggagggggagaaggagccCTTTTCTCCTGTAATTTACAACAGGGTGTGAACTGTCAAACCGGCCCAGTTCCCTCTTCTGTGGGTGAGAGAAGGTCTGGTTATTGTAACCATTGCCAAGCCGATCTGACCCATTgtgatcctcacaggacagtcatgacaaatGTAATTGTATTTAATATTTAAATTTGAGTGCTTTAAATGATAGTTCATAAAATATGTCCATTTGTTTTTACTTACAAATAAGTTATTCCAATGGTATATGTGCATCTTTTGCAAGGAGGAGAGTAGATTTGAAAGTCAGACATCAAAAACATAAAGTCTCCGGACATTTTGCGagaagattttttattttttaactcccactttgggctggatgtgtagttcatacatgcataaacatgagtgacagctagcaagatgtacacacaggagagagagagagcaatgataTCTGCACATGAGTCCACTTTTGGCTCGTGAGTGCTATTTTCAGAACTACTGGGTAAAATGTATCAGAATGTCTTTTAAGTGATGTATAGTGTAGTTGATCTAGACCTGTCCATGAAAACATTCCTCAAGCCAAGAGCATGGATGCCACACCTGTGGAATGTGTAACTAAACATACAGATCACACTGAGCATTCTCTTGTAGCTTCAGGCAGTTTCCTCTGGTTGCATAAGAGCAGACAACTGCGAGGGAAACAGGCTCATAGTGAGTCTGGTCCACTGTGGTACTGAGGCAGAGGCATTGACAAGTCACAGTAGTGAATTGCTACCCTCTCTTCAGGGTTCCATCTGAAGAGAGAACAACTATGGAGAGTTCTCTATCAGAAACACATGatcatgtgtaacagtatagcttacCTAGCTGGTATTACAATTGTAGCCTGTTCTTGTTCTAGATGCTCGTGTGCTTTTGACATGTGTTCATTATCTCAGGACATGTTCAGACTACTGTGCAAGTAAATATAACTTTCAGAGACCAGTGAACAAACAATATTGACACAAGAAGAACCTATGACAAGGGTCTTCTGTTAAAGGAAAAGAACAAGGGTAATAAATACTATACTCTTTATTTAAATATGACAGCTTTGAAAACATGTTTAATAGAACTTGCCTCTGCATTGAACTGTACAATCAAAATAAAGATACAAGCAGCTCTCATTGTAACAAACTTTGCTTTTTGAACTGAAGTCTAGAATTGGCCAACAGAACAAAACTGTCTGGTCAGGTCACTAGGCCAGTGGAGACCCGGACATGGACATCATGGGGAAGCTAGCTTTGATATAGTGCCATCTGACAGGGAGAATTGCTTGTACTTTAAGGTTGGTGAGGTTATAGTCAACCTCTAGCTTACAAAAACATTTGTCATCCAGTGCAGATGCCTTTCATCTCCCTGCGCAATATGAAAGGCATGCAGGGTATTGTTAATGATGAAATACCTGATAGCCAGTCTGTACCAGAATCAATATTTTTTTCCTAGTTAGGGGAGAGCCCTTGAAGCAGGACAGTAGTCTTCAGTGAGGGTGCACCATTACATCAACACCACCAAGGGTACCTCAGATGATACACAGAATATGAAGGATTCTAAGATCATGTCATACTTTTTCAAGCCTTAAAAATAGCTTGTTCATTCACATATGTCCCATGGTGAAAAGCATTGAACACATTGAAAGGGAATGAGAGGTCTCCGATCAGATGGCGTAAATGAATTAAGACAGCAGGGCATGATGGGGAAAGTGTGAATCATATGGCTACTTGTCAGTTTCTGCTCTGTGTTCATTAGCGGTTTAAATCAACATGTGCTTAGTACATGTTACTCTTTAAATGTTGCTGCACACAAGTAATGTTGTAAATGCACAGTGCATTTATCTGCAGCAACAATGAAAACCTGCAATTAAAAGATGAAATAAGTGACCTGATTATTATCACTTAATGAAATGTCCTATTGGAGCTTTACAGCAGGGACAACTGATGAGACAAGGAAATGCTGATTGTGAGCAATTATGCCTAAAGCTAAATTGAAGCTGTGCACAGTCCAGATTCCCACCAAATAAGTTTTTAAAAACATGGTCACCTGACCAACATCCACTGTGAGTTTTCAGATATGCTTTCTTTAACCTTGTGCGTAAAtggtcattaccattaccactgCATCCCAGTGGATACTGAAGAAAGCTGTGTACCCtagatgaaataaaaataaaacattccaCATGTATACAATATAAAATCAGACAGGCTAGAGGTTACTCTATCACACAATAACCTTCCACATCACTTGCAGTCACACCCTTTGCATCACAGCAGGAGTGAGTACTTCCGGCGcagacagagatggccgcctggcttcgcgttcctaggaaactgcACAAcgatttcgctacactcgcattaacatccgctaaccatgtgtatgtgacaaataaaaatggataGGTTTAACAGAAACATCAAGTCAAAATGTCCCATCCTTAGAAACAATTAACTTGGTCCATGTACAACCCAAATTGcactcaaatgtattttataaagcccatTTGGCAAGAGCAGTCGTCAAAGTACTATACAGattcccagcctaaaaccccaaagagcaagcaatgcagatgtagaagcacagggGCTAGGAAAAACTTGAGAAAGGCTGGAAtcacctagaggaaccaggctctgccGGGTGgcgattataacagtacatggccattaaggccagatcgttcttaAAGAGGTTTAAAACggtcatagatgaccagcagagtcATAACCaaagtggttatagagggtgcaacagtaTAACACCTTGTGAGTAaatatcagttggcttttcatagcagaGCATTGAGgttgagagtgagagaaaaagagttgaaaacagcaggcctgGGACAGTGAACAGTCAGAAACTGATATGCAGCAACGGCACCTGGTCTTCATACAATCCATTAGATCAGTCAAACAACTTAAAATGTCACTTGTCCAAAAATATACCAAAACATTTCAACAACATTCAttcacatcacatagacacatgCCCTTATGCCTACATAAAAATGTTTGCCCTTCAATATAATTTATTattaatttgatttgtttaatctGAGTCACTGAAAGTTGTTTTTTGAGGCCTTATTATTCAGACTTGATGGTAGATCTTAAGGATTCTCCTGCCTGTGAGTTTTCTAAATTTATGCAGCTCACTCTACCAATCCCTGCTGGTGCCAGAGAGACTAAGGGATCCCCAAACCCAGTGCCCTCTGCTACTAGATCACCAATATGTTGCTAGAGGGCAGGACACCTGACAGTCCTGCCTGCTCAGGTCAGagcctcctcagtctctctccaagTGGACAAGAGTGATGAGTGTGTGGACAGTGGTGAGTGATGATATTGAACCTTAAAGATTTACTGTTTGTTACCATTGCTTGTTGTTATAGTGGATACTGTGTTATACAAGTCCTTTGCTTATGTCACCATCTCCTTATACAGTCAATATTATTATTGCTTGTGCCATTACTCCTTTTATTCTCATGCAATGTTTAtcatgtacagtatattcattAATCTCTCATCTCTGTACAGAACCACATCCATCTCATATGTCCTCTTGAACTAAAGTTCTCTTTTGTAGATAACTCTGAGGTTGCCTTATTCCTCTGACCGGGACAGGGGTCAGCGAGTCATGGACTAGTCTAACTGGAGAGCCGCTCTCTTTCAGTATCGTATTCTGATGTTACTTACGGTCTTCAAATCAGCTCAGCTCATGATGGAACACTCACATGTACAATCCATAGATTTTCATTCCTGACCCAATCAACTTTTGACTGGCTACTACTGACCCAGATTCTTAATCTCTACCTTTTGGGCTTTGTTTTACAGCCCAAATCCCAAAATAACAGACTTGTTCCTCATGTGAGAGCCAGAGCTTCATCTTCAACACGACTACATCCTTTATCCCATTGATAAATATCCCAGGGATTAGGTCAAAGACAACTAGAGACTTTCCAAGATCGATACtttgcagcaggtagcctagcagatGTGTCAGACAACCCTCTGCTTTATTCATCCATGTCTTCAGTCTATTAAAGATTAACACTCAGTTCTGATGGTGAAGTCAGTGCATGTATTGTCAGTGTTCCATCTGAGAGATGGGCCTGATTGAATCCTGGAGGAATGATGGTCTCAGGAGGGCAGCTCAGCCACCAACATCAGTCCTTAATCCCCGCCAGCAGGAACCAAAGCAGTCTGACATCTTCAAGAGGCAGACAATACTAGCCTCCATACAATCTCTAGTTTGGGTACTCTGCCACTATTGACAGCAACACAGTGATGTCATCTGGCTTTCCTCCTGTGGGAACGAGAAGGAGATGCAGTCAGGGAACAATCAAATGTATCATCCCTAATGGAAGGAAAACTATTTAAAAAACAAGGGATCAGTCACTTCTTATTCCTCTCTGGGTGTCATTCTCCCTGAAGCAGGGCAGGAATGGAGCCAATGGACTGAAATGAGGACTACCTTGGCTTTGTCTCCAATTTCCACTCACATGAAGTGATAATCATTACCTCTTACATTCAGTCCATTGTCACAGGCAAACTGTGCAAAAGGTGACATGTAGTTGGGGTTGTATGCCAGAACATGGGCCTGCTCTGCAATGCTCCTGGCTGTCTGCTGGATACTCTCATAGTTAGTGTTCTGCAAAAAACAAAATGGAGGATAGTGTTAACATTTCTGGAATGTCTCGTTCCTCCACTTCAATACTCTACTTACTGTAAACATGGTTGTTGCACACAGGTACTGCAAGGATTTATGAGAGGGTGTACCTTCAGTTTTTTCAACTCCTGTAGGATCATGTGTTCGGGCATGTTGTCAAAGAGGCCATCTGTGGCTGTGAGAATGATGTCCCCCAACTGGACGTCAAAGGAGGAGCTGTCTGCAGCATCAGGACTGAAGGGGCACAGAGAGACACTGAGTCAGTGTAGAAGTCTTACAAGAGCATATCAACACAACGTAGGGAAATAAGTCTTGCGGCGCATTAGTTACCTGTCATgattatacagtgccttggaaAGCGGCCTTAAATTCTCTCTGCCCCAGACTCCCCGCCAGTCATGGCTGTCATACAAACCATTTGTAACCCAGCAGTCTTTCCATTAAGGCTTTAGTAATACAGGTTTCTAAATAATCATGATTACAGTCATTGTTTTATTTAGAGCTAAATCTGTGAACATCTTGTCTGCCCATCAAGGTCTAAAAATGCTGCCtcaggcacttaaccctaactgCTCCAGGGACACCATTAATAACGGCAGACCCTGGCCGTGAGCCCACGGGGGGAGTTGGGATAAGCAAAAAAtaatttccaattcacacatgcgtataatgtgaaataggacaaaacaCCTACCAATTTAAATAATCTCCCTGTTCTAGAATACAGGGGTCAGAAAGCCTTTGGGCCAGCAGACCTGGGATTGACTGCTGTGAGGAGAGCCCTAAGTTAACCCCTCTGTGTGTCTGATGACACTTTGAGCTGGCTGGGACAGTAGCAGGGATCCAACACCCACCCCACACTGGAGTATCTAGCGCAGCTGATGGCATGCGACAGCAGCACACGGCCCCAGCTGCCCCTGGCCTACATGAACACTGACTGTGGCAGTACTGGACACTCAAAGCTGCAGCAAAACTGGACAAACCAGGGAGCAGCTCAAGGGCTGAACCAATGCTGAGACTCTCTGTGCTTCAAAGCCAAACCACAGCTTCTTTACAATACAAAATATGGCTTCGACAGAATGCACTGACCTGTCACTGAGGACAGCCCCCTCTGCCTCAGGCGGGGCGATAGAGAGCTGGAATGGGGTGTTGAAGTAATGCTGCTGTTCATCGGAGCGGTGCACTACCTCTCCTCCCCGCACCACCAGGAAGCCAGAGTCTCCCAGGTTGGCTGTGTGCAGCCTGTGACTCTGCCGGTCCAGCACCACGATACAGGCCGTGCTGCTGCCTGGAGG
This sequence is a window from Oncorhynchus keta strain PuntledgeMale-10-30-2019 chromosome 14, Oket_V2, whole genome shotgun sequence. Protein-coding genes within it:
- the LOC118393080 gene encoding protein phosphatase PTC7 homolog isoform X3, with amino-acid sequence MTLRYETLFFLVYHSLHRSISRLYMDRFNRKKDPIVIMGHLGVPTKKSVKGVADGVGGWRDYGVDPSQFSGTLMKTCERLVKEGRFVPGNPVGVLTSSYYELLQNKVPLLGSSTACIVVLDRQSHRLHTANLGDSGFLVVRGGEVVHRSDEQQHYFNTPFQLSIAPPEAEGAVLSDSPDAADSSSFDVQLGDIILTATDGLFDNMPEHMILQELKKLKNTNYESIQQTARSIAEQAHVLAYNPNYMSPFAQFACDNGLNVRGGKPDDITVLLSIVAEYPN
- the LOC118393080 gene encoding protein phosphatase PTC7 homolog isoform X1, with the protein product MLSVLSYGRLVARAVIGGLSQTDSGDYSLVTARFGFGKDFRKGILKKGMCYGDDACFIARHRSADVLGVADGVGGWRDYGVDPSQFSGTLMKTCERLVKEGRFVPGNPVGVLTSSYYELLQNKVPLLGSSTACIVVLDRQSHRLHTANLGDSGFLVVRGGEVVHRSDEQQHYFNTPFQLSIAPPEAEGAVLSDSPDAADSSSFDVQLGDIILTATDGLFDNMPEHMILQELKKLKNTNYESIQQTARSIAEQAHVLAYNPNYMSPFAQFACDNGLNVRGGKPDDITVLLSIVAEYPN
- the LOC118393080 gene encoding protein phosphatase PTC7 homolog isoform X4, with amino-acid sequence MLSVLSYGRLVARAVIGGLSQTDSGDYSLVTARFGFGKDFRKGVADGVGGWRDYGVDPSQFSGTLMKTCERLVKEGRFVPGNPVGVLTSSYYELLQNKVPLLGSSTACIVVLDRQSHRLHTANLGDSGFLVVRGGEVVHRSDEQQHYFNTPFQLSIAPPEAEGAVLSDSPDAADSSSFDVQLGDIILTATDGLFDNMPEHMILQELKKLKNTNYESIQQTARSIAEQAHVLAYNPNYMSPFAQFACDNGLNVRGGKPDDITVLLSIVAEYPN
- the LOC118393080 gene encoding protein phosphatase PTC7 homolog isoform X2, whose amino-acid sequence is MLSVLSYGRLVARAVIGGLSQTDSGDYSLVTARFGFGKDFRKGILKKGMCYGDDACFIARHRSADVLGVADGVGGWRDYGVDPSQFSGTLMKTCERLVKEGRFVPGNPVGVLTSSYYELLQNKVPLLGSSTACIVVLDRQSHRLHTANLGDSGFLVVRGGEVVHRSDEQQHYFNTPFQLSIAPPEAEGAVLSDSPDAADSSSFDVQLGDIILTATDGLFDNMPEHMILQELKKLKNTNYESIQQTARSIAEQAHVLAYNPNYMSPFAQFACDNGLNEESQMTSLCCCQ